The Scomber japonicus isolate fScoJap1 chromosome 12, fScoJap1.pri, whole genome shotgun sequence sequence TCCATGCCTGTTTCATACCAGGAACTCTGAGAAGGAAACAGTTCAAGATATTGCCCAGTGCATTTCTTATGCTTCTCCTGGACCTCATATCTTCCTGATCATCATCAAACTAGGCAGattcacagaggaagaaaaacaaaccgtGCAGAAGATTCAGAAAATCTTTGGTGAGGAAGCCAACAAGTACAGCATGGTTCTCTTTACCCATGGTGACCTGCTCAAAGGGAAATCTATTGAGGAGTTCTTGAAGGAAAGTGAAGATCTGCAGGAACTTGTGGAAAAATGTAACGGCCAGTATCACGTGTTCAATAATGACataaaatgtccatcacagGTCAGCGAGCTGCTCAAGAAAATTAGAAATATAAATATGCAGACTGGAGGAAGCTACTACACTACTGAAATGTTCCAAAATGCAAAGAGAATGATTGAAGAGGAGAAACAACAAATATTGAAAGAGACTGAAGAGCAAAACTGCAAAGTGCAGGAGGAactgaggaaggaaatggagaaaaagTATCAGCAACAGCTGAGTGAAGTTTGTCCTTCTTTTTTGGCCCTCAGGTGTACCCGTCCCACAGTCAACAACAATGATGAGCTGATCAGGATTGTGATGGTGGGGAAGACTGGAGTCGGGAAGAGCACCTCAGGAAACACCATTTTGGGACAAAAGTGTTTTAAATCTCAGTTCTCCCCTAAATCTTTGACCACACACTGTGAAAAGGCCTTTGGTGAGGTGGACGGACAATGGGTTGCTGTTATCGACACTCCGGGTCTGTTTGACACCAGGAACACTGAAGAGAAAACAATTCAAGACATTTCCCAGAGCATTGCTTACGCTTCTCCTGGACCTCATATCTTCCTGGTTGTCATCAAACTGGGCAGattcacagaggaagaaaagcaaacagtgCAGAAGATTCAGGAAATCTTTGGTGAGGAAGCCTACAAATACAGCATGGTTCTCTTTACCCATGGTGACCAGCTCAAAGGGAAATCTATTGAGGAGTTCTTGAAGGACAGTAAAGATCTGCAGGAACTTGTGGACAAATGCAACGGCCAGTATCACGTGTTCAATAAAGAGGTGGAGGATCGTTCTCAGGTCAGGAAGCTGCTcgagaagataaaaaaaataaatgaacagaatgGAGGAAGCCATTACACCACTGAAATGTTCCAAAAGGCAGAGAGAGCGATTGAAGAGGAGAAACAACGAAtcctgaaagagagagaagagcaaaACCGCAAAGAGCTGGAGGAACTGAGGAAGGAAATAGAGGAAAAGTATGAGCGACAGATAAGGGAGGAGGGGGCTGACAAGAGGAGGCAGAATGAGTTGATGGTTGCTTATGAAAGAGAAAgctttatgaaaataaaaacacgcaAAGAAGAACAGGAAAAGCAGGCCAGAGAAGAAGCTGAGGAAAACGGAACAATAATAGAACTCATTTTATCGTATATATAcagttttataaaaatgtggaTGCAAGGTAAAGCACCTTTTGATCCTTTTGAACTTCTGGTGAAGCGTTTAGTTTAGTAATAATTAGCCCTAACCCTCTTCGGTCAGGATGTTTTATTATAAGACATGATTTGTAAAAATTGTAGTTTTCttagattttgatgttttatattttccttCCAACATCTACCCTCTTTGTAGGTGTTTCGTACCATCCTCTAGgtcaaaatactttttaaagacTGTGGAGAATTGGAGACTTGGAGAATGTATAATTGAAGTGTTCggtgtttgaaatgaaatatatttaatggGTGATCTTATACTGATGTATTTAAGAAATCTTGCTTCATGTAAGGTATCATTGAGGTTGGGGTTAGAGGTCATTTAATTGGTATACATCTACTCTAAGTAACATGGGGTACCACAAGAAATTGGTCCCTGTGACTGACAcattaaataagttaaataaattGCATTTTTACTACTGAAGCATCAATGACTAAGCAGTATGTTCTGATGTTCAAATCTGTTTGGGCAGGACTGTGCTGccttatctttttctttctctttttgtgggAGGacattgtgtttctgcaggcagcactttctttctctcttcagcCATGGTGACTTTTTATGCTAATGACCTCTTGATttggttttatatttttcttacaatCTAAATGTGCTGATACCAGTATCTATTTGCAGGCTTCGTCTGACTTGAAAAATAAATCTCTTCTGCTCTTACTAATATATGCCTGCATGCTCAATGCTGACTTGCAGACTGAAGAGTGATTCATTCTGTTTTGTGTCCGCTCATTTCTTTTGGTATATATACATCCACAGACAAGAAAGTAATCCTGTCCcatcctgtttttatttaaaattttaaattcatttgtgATCCATAAAAAATGTTGTCTCCTACATCAACCTTTTACATGtatatcatatatcattatATGTTCTGACTACATTATTTTCCTGTATAATGCTGATGAACTGGCTTAATGGACAGATTGTGTTGAATAGAAAATGGGACTGATTGTGAATTAACTTGTACAGCAGGTTAAACACTGACTGGAATTGTGTCTCTTAGTCTGACATaaattattggatttttttaatgatgaacATTTGCAAAAGCTTAATATATTTTCCCCTGAAGAATAAATTAAGTATTTTATAATTACTTTATTATGATATCATAAGTTTTCTTGCAATTTTGACATAGGCCAATGTTgtaattatacaaaaaaaacagttgaatTTGAACTGTTTAACAATCTATGCACACAGATTTCTGAATCAGTTTTTGGTTGACCATGTGACCCTCAAGGGCTCTCGCACGTCAGTATTGcactatattaatattcttgACTCAATTATATATGCTGCTCTTTCTATTTTGTAACGCATATAACTTCATATTACATGTATAATACCAAAATAGACTACAATTCtagtcgtgtgtgtgtggtttggtaAATGAAGTCTTTTTATCAAAAGGGGTAGTGTATTTGGAGAAAATCTTCACTTCAGCAGCACATCCGCCCTGACTCTATGACCCAAATACACTCAGCAATACCAAAGAAACATGTGTGAGATCAAGTTTGAACAACAGTCCAACCAGATTATATCAGAGTTTCCCCTGAACCAATAGACTGATTGTTCTCATCCACAGGCATATGCCATTGTCACATCATGCTGGGAACAAGTTTGAACAGCAGCCCAGATTATATCAGAGCTTCTCAGAGGCAATATACTGATCCACTCACACAGCCcttttcaataataaaaaaaagaaccacCAAAGTGTATCATTAAAACATACTGCAATTTATTGGGAAAAGATAAGTAAATCTAAGAATTAATCAATGTTAAATGTCAATTGGTGTGCGTGGAATTTTCCCATTTTCGTTTATGGCTGTGGTTTGTTGTACGAAGTTATATAAAGAGGCAGAGTCACAGATAGACTGGAATTTACTTCTTCACTTCAGCAACAGATGTGCTCTTCTCTCTTTATAACAAAAAGCCAAACATGCCAACATTACAACATTGAGACAAGTTTGAACAGCTGCCCAGATTATATCAAAGCTTCTCAGAGCCAATATACTGATGACCCTCACAGCCCAACTGCATTTCTATAAACAACAAAACCCCCACAGTGTATCATTTACTGTATGGAttgaattaaaacacatttaaatgtattgggAAAAGTTAAGTTAATCTAAAAATGAATATATCATAGATGTAAATCGCTGTGTGTAAATGCATAATTTTTCTAATTTTTGGGTGTTGTTTGTagattggggggaaaaaagcaaaacatttacataacatttaaacaggGCTGTCCATGACACACCAAAATGCAGAGATAGTGAATAAGTGGTTGAGTCTGAACATTTGAACTCTCAAAGCTATAATATCTTGATGATGGTGggacaaaatattattttgttcTCTTTATGAAGGAAGAATTACATCTTACTTTGGTTTCAGCAGTGTTTTATGGGTGTGGTTTGTTGCATGAAGTTATATAAAGAGTCAGAGTTGCAGAGAGACTCTGAAAGGTACATCAGCAGCACTTCTGAATTTCTGTCTTGCGCTCGTCAAAAATTATCAGCAACATAACAAAACAAGGTAAgtcgatatatatatatctatattcatAATATTTAACTTAATTAGTGTAGTAAAACAGTGATGACATATGGTTCTTTGATATTTTTGATAAAAGTAAGTtattatacaaaaaaataattaaatttaattTCCACACTCATCATCGAGCAGTCTATGCACAAAGATTTCGGAATCATTTTTTGGCTGACCATGTGACCTTCAGCAGGTTCTTGTACTTCAGAATACAGCATTACACAATGTTAATATTcttgaaaaaaaagtgcaaacatAGACTTGGACTcgcaaatatgaaaatattgatacTGTATACCACAGATAAAAATCCGTACAATACCAAAGTAGAGTAGAATTCTTGTTGCCAAAAGTACTCCAAAATAGCTACACAATATTATCtaatatttacagtaatttaatatttttaagtgTACCTGAAGTACCGTAAAAATCGATGTATAAGACACATCTTTAACgctatattttttcatttaaaagtggggtgTGTCTTATACAGCGGTGTGTCTTATTCACcaataaaatacagagagaggttggatcaaTACCATAGTTTTGTGTGATATTGGTCAAGTTTTGTAAATCTCCATTTGTGTTCATTGCTCAACTGCAGCCAACATCTCTTTGTTGAGAtggtgttttcagtgaaaaggTAAGAGGAATATGAAAACAATAAGATCAAATAGTTACAGGAAATATACTACTGATATGCTTGGTGATATATGCACAGTATTAGAAGATTTAAAAAACCTATTACTCCTCTTATCTGCAATTTCAGGTGACAGCAATCATGATTCCCAATTAGTGGTCAATTTATCCAAattaagtattttttgaaaattTGCAGCAATGTTTTCAGAGATGTGAAGGGACTGCTTATCTCTGGTCATGCAACAGTTATCACATGATTGTATCATATGACTGGCATGAGAATACTGAAGTCTGCTGGTAATGgcatatttatgtgtttttttagtaaCCAGTATTCAGTACATTCAAGAGAAATTAAAGCTGTGATATAGTCCACcaagttatttttttcaattgttcattgtttcttttctttacagGGCCATTTTAAAGTAATGGGCACCCATTTTAATGCAGGTGCAGCACCACGATTCACTCACCAACATGAACGTGTTTATGCAGATtaagtgatgtgatgtgattttGGTGTTCATTTTGAAGTACAATTGCATTTGTGATACAAACCTTGGCAGCAGCTGTTGCTCACAGAAGGTCGTCCAACTAATCACTAAGTTTGGCAGTTTCTCTCTgacatgtttgtgttcatgtttcagGGTTGACCATGAAGACACTTCTGCTTGTCACATTCACCATCCCCATCTGTATGGCTCTATACTATACAGGGTAAAACTCTGGTTTCTATTAATTTAAACAGGCATATTTATTAAACTATCACTGCTCGTGTCTGttttatgattgtttttatttattcattatattttattttgtattttatattaatatatttattttatttattatatttttttaattaaattcctCCATTTTCTATTGTACTTGTCCGATTTTATTGCTGTCCTGAAGTTACTGTATAATCACCATTCAACTATGTAAAGCACATAATTATtatcgttgttgttgttgtttttatgtaaatacAGCGAACAAACCAATTAAATGTAAtctataaatgattattagtcaTTAAAAGCCTACCCTCTTGTGGATtttaattttacagtttttatttccAGAGCGATGTTTTGAGTTTTTCTCATTCACTTCAATACAGTCACAGTTTGTGGCTGTCAGAGGGACTTCAATTAAAGACGGAAGCAGATAAAGTTTGATCTTTGGtactaaaaaaacaaccaggTGATCAGGGACAGTCAGTTTTACACTGAAAAGATGCAGAGTAGATGTGTCATGTGACCAAGGTTTGAATTAAGTTTCATATCCTAAATCATCATCCCAAAATTAAAATCTAATTTGAGTCATGAATcttagaaaaaatattttactcaCATCTT is a genomic window containing:
- the LOC128369770 gene encoding GTPase IMAP family member 4-like — translated: MTPVTTKEAFRSTPPTAYNNDESIRIVMVGKTGVGKSVSGNTILGQKCFKSGFSPQSLTQHCEKAVGEVDGQSIAVVDTPCLFHTRNSEKETVQDIAQCISYASPGPHIFLIIIKLGRFTEEEKQTVQKIQKIFGEEANKYSMVLFTHGDLLKGKSIEEFLKESEDLQELVEKCNGQYHVFNNDIKCPSQVSELLKKIRNINMQTGGSYYTTEMFQNAKRMIEEEKQQILKETEEQNCKVQEELRKEMEKKYQQQLSEVCPSFLALRCTRPTVNNNDELIRIVMVGKTGVGKSTSGNTILGQKCFKSQFSPKSLTTHCEKAFGEVDGQWVAVIDTPGLFDTRNTEEKTIQDISQSIAYASPGPHIFLVVIKLGRFTEEEKQTVQKIQEIFGEEAYKYSMVLFTHGDQLKGKSIEEFLKDSKDLQELVDKCNGQYHVFNKEVEDRSQVRKLLEKIKKINEQNGGSHYTTEMFQKAERAIEEEKQRILKEREEQNRKELEELRKEIEEKYERQIREEGADKRRQNELMG